A window of the Lactuca sativa cultivar Salinas chromosome 7, Lsat_Salinas_v11, whole genome shotgun sequence genome harbors these coding sequences:
- the LOC111919100 gene encoding mitogen-activated protein kinase kinase kinase 18: MGWTRGPVLGRGSSATVSAATSTSGEVFAVKSMELSQAQSLRKEQYFLSTLSSPYVVSYKGCDVTKEDNKMMYNLLMQYMPFGSIVDGIDGRNGGGLKSSEILRYTREIVRGLEYLHSRGVVHCDIKGRNVLIDESGAKIGDFGCAKWVDEEAPICGTPMFMAPEVARGEEQGFPADVWALGCTMIEMATGGSPWSNVSDVASVLYRIAFSGEIPEIPDEFSDQAKDFVRKCLNRDPRERWTAKQLLKHPYLQQFDDNSKQMICEKIYTDSPTSILDQDVWNSMEEPSSSSSVGSDFTPSTCSSNSLRQRIKQLADKSEIPKWSCEKEETEWITIRINEDGDGKANRGAVTGAVGNEMEVGCTMSGGEYDELFISCVDTPKISCRKIAVKASIGLAFNASNANLLRHSGLPSDFNMMIVN; this comes from the coding sequence ATGGGGTGGACTAGAGGTCCGGTTCTTGGCCGTGGCTCCTCCGCCACCGTCTCCGCCGCCACCTCCACCTCCGGTGAGGTTTTTGCAGTCAAGTCTATGGAGTTGTCGCAAGCTCAAAGCTTGCGAAAGGAACAATATTTCTTGTCTACTTTGAGTAGTCCTTATGTCGTGAGCTACAAAGGATGTGATGTTACTAAAGAAGATAACAAGATGATGTACAATCTTCTGATGCAGTACATGCCTTTTGGTTCCATTGTCGACGGAATAGATGGAAGAAATGGTGGCGGGTTGAAGAGTTCGGAGATTTTAAGGTATACGAGGGAGATAGTTCGAGGATTAGAGTACCTTCATTCGAGAGGCGTAGTGCATTGTGACATTAAAGGCAGGAATGTTTTGATTGATGAAAGTGGTGCGAAGATTGGTGATTTTGGTTGTGCGAAATGGGTTGATGAGGAGGCGCCGATTTGTGGGACGCCGATGTTTATGGCGCCGGAGGTGGCGCGAGGTGAAGAACAGGGGTTTCCGGCGGATGTATGGGCGCTTGGATGTACAATGATTGAAATGGCCACCGGTGGTTCACCATGGTCAAACGTTAGTGACGTGGCGTCGGTTCTTTACAGAATTGCATTCTCCGGGGAAATCCCTGAAATCCCAGATGAATTTTCCGATCAAGCGAAGGATTTCGTTAGAAAGTGTTTGAATCGGGATCCAAGAGAGAGGTGGACTGCGAAACAGCTTCTGAAACACCCGTATCTCCAACAATTTGACGACAATTCAAAGCAAATGATATGTGAAAAAATCTATACGGATTCACCGACGAGTATACTTGATCAAGACGTGTGGAATTCAATGGAAGAAccgtcgtcgtcgtcgtcggtGGGATCTGATTTTACTCCATCCACGTGTTCGTCGAACTCTTTGAGGCAAAGAATCAAACAGTTGGCGGACAAGTCGGAGATACCAAAGTGGAGTTGTGAAAAGGAGGAAACCGAGTGGATCACGATCAGAATCAATGAAGATGGTGACGGAAAAGCAAACAGAGGGGCGGTGACAGGTGCGGTAGGTAATGAGATGGAGGTGGGTTGCACCATGAGTGGCGGTGAATATGATGAGTTGTTCATTAGTTGCGTAGATACCCCAAAAATTAGTTGTAGAAAAATAGCTGTAAAAGCAAGTATTGGGCTGGCATTCAATGCATCCAATGCGAATTTACTTAGACATAGTGGTTTACCTTCTGATTTTAATATGATGATAGTGAATTGA